The following proteins are co-located in the Vigna angularis cultivar LongXiaoDou No.4 chromosome 2, ASM1680809v1, whole genome shotgun sequence genome:
- the LOC108321686 gene encoding extensin-2 codes for MTAGSYGPSKGRLRPQMAIALAIVLVSFNVASVAADAYTHSPPPPPPYVYSSPPPPSPSPPPPYEYKDPHYQYKSPPPPSPSPPPPYYYKSPPPPSPSPPPPYYYKSPPPPDPSPPPPYYYKSPPPPSPSPPPPYYYKSPPPPSPSPPPPYYYKSPPPPPYQHKDPYYQYKSPPPPSPSPPPPYYYKSPPPPSPSPPPPYYYKSPPPPKKSPPYDPYYYKSPPPPSPSPPPPYYYKSPPPPKKSPPYDPYYYKSPPPPSPSPPPPYYYKSPPPPKKSPPYDPYYYKSPPPPSPSPPPPYYYKSPPPPEKSPPHDPYYYKSPPPPSPYPPHVPYYYKSPPPPSPKPYYYKSPPPPSPKPYYSPPVAYPHPHPYHHSLIVKVVGKVYCYRCYDWKYPQKSHNKKALEGATVEVTCEVGSKTITAYGKTKNNGKYSVTVDGFDYVKYGSTVCKAKLHAPPKGSRCNIPTKLNEGTKLELKSKDKYEVVLKAKPFAYAPEKPYDCEKHKHSHKPYYYNSPPPPSPSHSYPPYYYKSPPPPPPSYYYKSPPPPSYYYKSPPPPTKDPYYPPYYYKSPPPPSPSPPPPYYYKSPPPPPKDPYYPPYYYKSPPPPSPSPPPPYYYKSPPPPPKDPYYPPYYYKSPPPPSPSPPPPYYYKSPPPPSPSPPPPYYYKSPPPPDPSPPPAYYYKSPPPPSPSPPPPYYYKSPPPPSPSPPPPYYYKSPPPPDPSPPPPYYYKSPPPPSPSPPPPYYYKSPPPPSPSPPPPYYYKSPPPPDPSPPPPYYYKSPPPPSPSPPPPYYYKSPPPPSPSPPPPYYYKSPPPPSPDPHTPYYYKSPPPPIYH; via the exons ATGACCGCCGGTAGCTACGGCCCTAGTAAGGGTCGACTTAGGCCTCAAATGGCCATTGCATTGGCCATTGTTCTTGTTTCCTTCAATGTAGCATCCGTCGCTGCTGATGCTTACACTCATTCACCACCTCCGCCACCACCGTATGTCTACAGCTCTCCACCGCCTCCTTCACCGTCACCTCCACCTCCTTATGAGTACAAGGATCCACATTATCAATACAAGTCTCCTCCACCACCTTCTCCCTCACCTCCGCCACCATATTACTACAAATCTCCTCCACCACCTTCCCCATCTCCTCCACCACCATACTACTACAAATCTCCCCCTCCCCCAGACCCATCCCCTCCACCCCCATACTACTACAAGTCTCCTCCACCACCCTCTCCCTCTCCTCCACCTCCTTACTACTATAAATCTCCCCCACCACCCTCTCCCTCACCTCCACCACCTTACTACTATAagtcaccaccaccaccaccatatcAACACAAGGATCCGTATTACCAATACAAATCTCCTCCTCCACCCTCTCCTTCACCTCCACCACCTTACTACTACAAATCCCCACCACCACCTTCACCGTCGCCACCCCCACCATACTACTACAAGTCCCCTCCCCCACCTAAAAAATCACCACCATATGATCCTTACTACTACAAGTCCCCACCACCACCTTCACCGTCACCACCCCCACCATACTACTATAAGTCCCCTCCCCCACCTAAAAAGTCTCCACCCTATGATCCTTACTACTACAAGTCCCCACCACCTCCTTCACCGTCACCACCCCCACCATACTACTACAAGTCTCCTCCCCCACCTAAAAAGTCTCCACCCTATGATCCTTACTACTACAAGTCCCCACCACCTCCTTCACCGTCACCACCCCCACCATACTACTACAAGTCTCCTCCCCCACCTGAAAAGTCACCACCCCATGATCCTTACTACTACAAGTCTCCTCCACCTCCTTCACCATACCCTCCACACGTGCCTTACTACTACAAATCTCCTCCTCCACCGTCTCCTAAGCCTTACTACTACAAGTCTCCACCTCCACCATCTCCCAAGCCTTACTACTCTCCCCCGGTTGCATATCCTCACCCTCACCCGTATCACCACTCATTGATCGTTAAGGTTGTCGGTAAAGTCTATTGTTACAGATGCTATGACTGGAAATACCCTCAGAAATCGCACAACAAGAAAGCCCTCGAAG GTGCCACGGTCGAAGTGACCTGTGAAGTTGGTAGCAAGACCATAACAGCTTACGGTAAAACTAAGAACAACGGAAAATACAGCGTCACTGTTGACGGATTTGACTATGTTAAATATGGAAGCACAGTCTGCAAGGCCAAACTCCATGCTCCTCCTAAGGGCTCACGTTGCAACATACCCACCAAGCTTAACGAGGGAACCAAGTTGGAGTTGAAGTCAAAGGATAAGTACGAAGTTGTTCTGAAGGCTAAGCCATTTGCTTATGCTCCAGAAAAACCATATGATTGTGAGAAACACAAGCATTCACACAAACCATACTACTACAACTCTCCCCCTCCACCTTCACCCTCACACTCATACCCTCCTTATTACTATAagtcaccaccaccacctccaccaTCATACTACTACAAATCACCACCTCCACCATCATACTACTACAAATCTCCACCTCCTCCCACTAAGGATCCATATTATCCTCCTTACTACTACAAGAGCCCACCTccaccatcaccatcaccaccTCCACCCTACTATTATAAATCTCCACCTCCTCCTCCCAAGGATCCATACTATCCTCCTTACTACTACAAGAGCCCACCTCCACCATCACcatctccaccaccaccctacTACTATAAATCTCCACCTCCTCCTCCCAAGGATCCATATTATCCTCCTTACTACTACAAGAGCCCTCCTCCACCCTCACCATCCCCTCCTCCACCTTACTATTACAAATCACCTCCAccaccatctccatcaccaccaCCTCCCTACTACTACAAATCACCTCCTCCACCAGATCCATCACCACCTCCTGCATACTACTACAAGTCTCCTCCCCCACCATCCCCATCACCACCACCTCCTTACTACTACAAGTCTCCTCCAccaccatctccatcaccaccaccaccctacTACTACAAGTCACCTCCACCACCAGATCCGTCACCACCACCTCCCTACTATTACAAGTCACCTCCTCCACCATCCCCCTCACCACCACCTCCATATTACTACAAGTCACCTCCACCACCATCCCCATCGCCACCACCTCCCTACTACTACAAATCACCTCCACCACCAGATCCTTCACCGCCACCTCCTTACTATTACAagtcaccaccaccaccatctcctTCACCACCGCCACCCTACTACTACAAGTCACCTCCACCTCCATCACCTTCTCCACCCCCTCCTTATTACTACAAGAGTCCTCCTCCACCATCTCCCGATCCTCATACTCCCTACTATTACAAATCTCCTCCACCACCCATCTACCATTAA